In Dermacentor albipictus isolate Rhodes 1998 colony chromosome 6, USDA_Dalb.pri_finalv2, whole genome shotgun sequence, the following proteins share a genomic window:
- the LOC139060843 gene encoding uncharacterized protein: MAPVVLRYGFRKVAGIDEYFRASALEKGRKLCAAKYAYDVEETLERFDGDSQVVAKCHSQVRQATYDVNIQLSSQRRILGAQCTCKAGLGGGCKHVAAVVLFVNEADAPSSTDRPQGWGRPSSKPDTSRRESIEELFGVGTKKGR, encoded by the exons ATGGCACCCGTAGTGCTGCGCTACGGTTTTAGGAAAGTGGCCGGGATCGACGAATATTTCCGTGCTAGTGCGCTTGAGAAGGGCCGAAAGTTGTGCGCTGCGAAGTACGCTTACGACGTCGAGGAGACCCTGGAACGCTTTGATGGCGATTCACAAGTGGTGGCGAAATGCCACTCGCAAGTGCGTCAAGCTACGTACGACGTCAACATTCAG CTGTCATCGCAGCGGCGAATACTGGGTGCGCAGTGCACGTGCAAGGCCGGCCTTGGTGGCGGTTGCAAACATGTAGCTGCCGTCGTCCTGTTCGTCAACGAGGCCGACGCGCCGTCTTCGACTGATCGCCCTCAAGGGTGGGGTCGGCCGTCCTCTAAGCCGGACACTTCTCGAAGGGAGTCCATCGAAGAGCTTTTTGGAG TTGGCACAAAGAAAGGTCGGTGA
- the LOC139061403 gene encoding uncharacterized protein, whose amino-acid sequence IQDNDIHSLVGGLYQQQSCLEPPNGHNSLELVEYNLEEEHIEALDLTVQKVCQKEESATPCFITPAGNLPCLSHRAAGPDSRVCFFGGFDTVSLTPGAVRDLCGVSDNVFSLLLSLLPHTRDKGTDVSLPNKLLIFLFKMKHGVPFSAIAVIFGIHETTAARTFHAVLGTLAGATRKWIYKPHMQVIRDTRPECFKVNYPDCTLIVDCTEVRTETPSEVRQQHVLYSTYKSGFTLKFLVAIAPSGLIVFKSKSYGGRCSDTQIVLESGFLEIIGQHDVILADKGFPGILAGVAGKSAVLIMPPFSTGNQPFSPAELQETYNVAQVRVHVERVIQRIKTHGILEHRIPVSLIPAMSEIFHMCCILANLQSPIIQSNTK is encoded by the exons ATACAGGACAACGACATTCACAGTTTGGTTGGAGGCTTGTATCAGCAGCAGTCATGCCTTGAACCGCCAAATGGACACAATAGCCTGGAGCTG GTTGAATACAATCTTGAAGAGGAGCACATTGAGGCATTAGACCTTACAGTGCAAAAGGTGTGCCAGAAAGAAGAATCAGCCACACCATGCTTCATAACACCAGCAGGAAATTTGCCATGCCTATCGCACCGTGCTGCAGGACCAGACTCTAGGGTTTGCTTTTTTGGGGGATTCGACACAGTTTCCTTAACACCCGGTGCAGTGAGAGATCTCTGTGGCGTTTCAGACAATGTTTTCTCGCTCCTGTTAAGTCTCCTGCCTCACACGAGAGATAAGGGTACTGATGTCAGCCTTCCGAACAAACTTTTAATATTTCTATTCAAAATGAAGCACGGAGTGCCTTTTAGTGCAATTGCAGTAATTTTTGGCATTCATGAAACAACAGCAGCACGAACGTTTCATGCAGTTCTGGGCACGCTTGCGGGTGCTACAAGAAAGTGGATATATAAGCCACATATGCAAGTGATACGGGATACACGTCCAGAGTGTTTTAAGGTCAACTATCCTGACTGCACACTCATTGTCGATTGCACTGAAGTGCGCACAGAAACACCATCAGAGGTGAGGCAACAACATGTCCTCTACTCCACGTACAAAAGTGGCTTTACATTGAAATTTTTAGTTGCGATTGCCCCCTCTGGCCTCATTGTATTCAAGTCCAAATCCTATGGTGGGCGTTGCTCAGACACACAAATCGTGCTGGAATCAGGATTCCTTGAAATAATTGGTCAGCATGATGTTATTCTTGCTGATAAGGGTTTTCCTGGAATACTAGCAGGTGTAGCAGGTAAAAGTGCCGTACTGATTATGCCACCATTCTCAACTGGCAACCAGCCTTTCTCACCTGCAGAACTGCAAGAAACATACAATGTTGCTCAAGTGCGCGTGCATGTAGAGAGAGTGATACAGCGCATAAAAACTCATGGAATTTTGGAGCACCGTATTCCTGTCAGTTTGATTCCTGCCATGAGTGAAATTTTTCATATGTGCTGCATTTTGGCAAATCTGCAAAGTCCAATAATTCAAAGCAACACAAAGTAA